One [Clostridium] saccharolyticum WM1 DNA segment encodes these proteins:
- a CDS encoding response regulator transcription factor, translating to MASVLVVDDEKLIVKGMRFSLEQDGMEVDCAYDGEEAINLAKQKEYDVVLLDVMLPKYDGYEVCQAIREFSEMPIIMLTAKGNDMDKILGLEYGADDYITKPFNILEVKARIKAIMRRNSKKNKRDSQDDSQVVIAGDLKLDRDSRRVFIAEKEINLTAKEFDLLELLTCNPGKVYSREQLLTYVWGNKAMDTGDVRTVDVHVRRLREKIEPSPSDPKYVHTKWGVGYYFCKQ from the coding sequence ATGGCAAGCGTTTTAGTAGTGGATGATGAAAAACTCATCGTAAAGGGAATGAGATTCAGTCTGGAACAGGACGGTATGGAAGTGGACTGTGCCTATGACGGAGAGGAAGCCATTAATCTGGCAAAGCAAAAAGAGTATGATGTAGTTCTTTTGGATGTCATGCTTCCCAAATATGACGGGTATGAAGTGTGCCAGGCCATCCGGGAATTCTCCGAGATGCCCATCATCATGCTGACGGCTAAGGGCAATGATATGGATAAGATCCTGGGTCTGGAATACGGCGCCGACGATTATATTACAAAGCCGTTTAATATTCTTGAGGTAAAGGCCAGGATCAAGGCCATTATGCGACGGAATTCCAAGAAGAATAAACGGGACAGCCAGGATGACAGCCAGGTGGTGATAGCCGGGGATTTAAAGCTGGACCGGGACAGCAGGAGAGTTTTTATTGCTGAGAAAGAGATTAATTTGACTGCAAAGGAGTTTGATCTTTTAGAGCTTCTTACCTGCAATCCAGGCAAGGTTTACAGCAGGGAGCAGCTGCTTACTTATGTATGGGGAAATAAGGCGATGGATACGGGGGATGTCCGGACGGTAGACGTTCATGTTCGGCGTCTTCGCGAGAAGATCGAACCAAGTCCCAGCGATCCCAAATATGTGCATACCAAGTGGGGCGTAGGATATTATTTCTGCAAGCAATGA
- a CDS encoding helix-hairpin-helix domain-containing protein, with the protein MKYQKVKIALIALCILAAGLCYGMNSSREDRTPGISLSEASAFPYGENAAGIPAADDGSPADGNPSGIGVQAAGGAEVSGGAGQSASEAAEDSLESAGEIIALPFYVHICGEVVSPGVYELQEGSRVFQAIEKAGGFTDQAEAEYLNMAERVFDGMKIQVLNKEEAEAARTRGELSLPAAASSKALKTKVNLNTATKEELMTLRGIGEAKADDILKYRESRGGFQKIEDIMKISGIKDAAFQKIKEDISV; encoded by the coding sequence ATGAAGTACCAAAAAGTAAAAATCGCCCTTATTGCTTTGTGTATTTTGGCGGCGGGCTTGTGCTATGGCATGAACAGTAGCCGGGAGGACAGAACCCCCGGGATCTCTTTGTCAGAGGCATCGGCTTTCCCTTACGGAGAGAATGCCGCAGGAATTCCCGCAGCAGATGATGGCAGTCCGGCAGATGGCAATCCGTCAGGAATCGGTGTCCAGGCAGCAGGCGGTGCCGAAGTTTCCGGTGGGGCCGGCCAGTCGGCATCAGAGGCGGCAGAGGACAGCTTGGAAAGTGCAGGAGAGATTATTGCCCTGCCTTTCTATGTACATATCTGCGGAGAGGTGGTTTCTCCCGGTGTTTATGAGCTTCAGGAAGGAAGCCGGGTTTTTCAGGCGATTGAGAAGGCTGGGGGATTCACAGACCAGGCCGAGGCAGAATATTTAAATATGGCAGAGCGGGTTTTTGATGGCATGAAGATCCAGGTCCTTAATAAGGAAGAAGCGGAGGCTGCAAGGACCCGGGGAGAGCTTTCTTTGCCGGCAGCTGCTTCCTCAAAGGCGCTGAAAACCAAAGTGAATTTAAATACGGCTACCAAAGAAGAACTGATGACCCTGCGGGGAATCGGAGAAGCCAAGGCTGACGATATCCTTAAATATCGGGAAAGCCGGGGCGGATTTCAGAAAATCGAGGATATTATGAAGATATCCGGCATCAAGGATGCAGCGTTTCAAAAAATTAAAGAGGACATATCGGTTTAA
- a CDS encoding DMT family transporter: MTGFIIALISGALMSIQGVFNTGVTKQTSMWVSTGWVQLTAFLTCIILWYFSGRENVSGLFDVQPKYLLLGGIMGAFITYTVVRSMAALGPAKAALIIVVSQIIVAYAVELFGLFGVEKVGFEWKKLIGAVVAIIGIMIFN, encoded by the coding sequence ATGACAGGCTTTATCATAGCTCTTATATCCGGGGCACTTATGAGCATTCAGGGGGTGTTTAATACAGGCGTAACAAAGCAGACCAGCATGTGGGTTTCCACAGGCTGGGTGCAGCTCACCGCATTTTTAACCTGTATCATCCTGTGGTATTTTTCCGGCAGGGAAAACGTTTCCGGTCTTTTTGACGTACAGCCCAAATATCTGCTGCTGGGCGGCATTATGGGTGCCTTCATCACCTATACGGTAGTAAGGAGTATGGCGGCCCTGGGGCCCGCCAAAGCGGCCCTGATCATAGTGGTTTCTCAGATCATTGTGGCTTATGCTGTGGAGCTGTTCGGTTTATTTGGTGTTGAAAAGGTGGGATTTGAATGGAAAAAACTCATCGGTGCAGTTGTTGCTATCATCGGAATCATGATATTTAATTAA
- the thiT gene encoding energy-coupled thiamine transporter ThiT translates to MSFFLTYSAENEEYLLQPAGYLLMIVLFAAILFTLPLFGRSSSKSNKLQTRQLVYCSGAMALAMVTSFIKFAALPFGGSITLFSMLFICLIGYVYGVRAGIMTGVAYGILQFITEPYIFAPLQVLLDYPLAFGALGLSGLFRNKKHGLVTGYTAGVAGRYLCHVVSGYIFFASYTPEGMNPMIYTLGYNATYILPELIVTVVILYFPPVLGAIGQVKRQAVNG, encoded by the coding sequence ATGTCATTTTTTCTTACTTACTCTGCGGAAAACGAAGAGTACTTATTACAGCCGGCCGGATACCTGCTGATGATCGTTTTATTTGCCGCCATTTTATTCACTCTTCCTCTTTTTGGCAGATCATCATCCAAATCCAATAAGCTGCAGACCCGCCAGCTTGTTTACTGTTCAGGCGCCATGGCTCTGGCTATGGTAACATCCTTTATCAAATTTGCCGCTCTTCCTTTCGGAGGCTCCATCACACTTTTTTCCATGCTGTTCATCTGCCTGATCGGCTATGTTTACGGCGTTAGGGCCGGGATCATGACCGGGGTTGCTTACGGAATCCTGCAGTTCATTACAGAGCCATATATCTTTGCCCCCCTCCAGGTTCTCCTTGACTATCCCCTGGCCTTCGGCGCTTTGGGGCTTTCCGGACTGTTCCGCAATAAAAAGCACGGACTTGTGACCGGATATACGGCGGGTGTTGCGGGACGTTACTTATGCCATGTGGTTTCGGGTTATATATTCTTTGCTTCCTATACGCCGGAAGGCATGAACCCAATGATTTATACTCTAGGTTATAACGCCACCTATATTCTGCCGGAACTGATCGTAACCGTTGTGATCCTGTATTTCCCTCCTGTACTGGGAGCCATTGGGCAGGTGAAGCGGCAGGCGGTAAACGGATAA
- a CDS encoding bifunctional 5,10-methylenetetrahydrofolate dehydrogenase/5,10-methenyltetrahydrofolate cyclohydrolase codes for MITLKGADVSAKIKEQVEGLLTGRTGRTPKLAIVRVGERPDDLSYERGALKRLEGFGLAGQSFPFSQDITDDAFKKEFAKINDDPDIDGILLLRPLPKQIKEKDIIHMIHPEKDLDGISPENIAKVFAGDDTGFAPCTAEAVVEVLKANEIPLTGKRVAIVGRSMVVGRPLSMLMLKENATVTICHTRTENIKETCKNAQILVAAAGRARMVDVSYVGQDAVVVDVGINVDEYGKLCGDVDFDSLDGTASMATPVPGGVGAVTTAVLARHLVMAAIKNKTREII; via the coding sequence GTGATAACCTTAAAAGGGGCAGATGTGTCTGCAAAAATCAAAGAACAGGTGGAAGGTCTTTTGACGGGAAGGACGGGAAGGACTCCTAAGCTTGCCATTGTACGGGTGGGAGAGCGTCCTGACGATTTATCCTATGAGCGGGGTGCTTTAAAGAGGTTGGAAGGCTTTGGTCTGGCTGGGCAAAGCTTCCCATTTTCCCAGGACATCACAGATGATGCGTTTAAGAAAGAATTTGCAAAAATCAACGATGATCCGGATATTGACGGTATCCTTCTTCTGCGTCCTTTGCCAAAGCAGATAAAGGAAAAAGACATTATCCATATGATTCATCCGGAAAAGGATTTGGATGGGATATCTCCGGAGAACATCGCAAAGGTATTTGCCGGAGACGATACAGGTTTTGCTCCATGCACGGCGGAGGCGGTGGTGGAGGTTTTAAAGGCCAATGAGATACCTTTGACTGGTAAGAGAGTTGCAATCGTGGGCAGAAGCATGGTAGTAGGACGCCCCTTATCCATGCTGATGCTAAAGGAAAATGCAACGGTTACCATCTGTCATACCCGAACAGAGAACATAAAGGAAACCTGTAAAAATGCCCAGATTCTTGTGGCAGCCGCCGGCCGTGCCAGAATGGTTGATGTTTCTTATGTTGGACAGGATGCCGTGGTAGTGGATGTGGGAATCAATGTGGATGAATACGGAAAACTTTGCGGGGATGTGGACTTTGATTCCCTGGATGGGACTGCTTCCATGGCAACTCCAGTACCTGGGGGCGTTGGAGCAGTGACAACGGCTGTGCTGGCCAGGCATCTGGTGATGGCGGCTATAAAAAATAAAACAAGAGAGATAATATAG
- a CDS encoding cyclodeaminase/cyclohydrolase family protein, producing MIQDYSIHTFLEQLSSKSPTPGGGGAAGLGGAIGASLGEMVVNLTLGKKRYAHVEEDMQSFLEKLEVLKSEFLRLADEDEVVFAPLAAAYGLPAGTDEEKKHKDEVLETHLLAATLVPLTVMERALEALDIMEVLAEKGSRLAVSDVGVGVQFIRSALLGAKMNVSINTKSMKQREKAGQLQARADQLAEDGIRKADTIYAGVETALKAE from the coding sequence ATGATACAGGACTATTCCATTCATACATTCCTTGAACAATTATCTTCCAAAAGCCCAACGCCAGGCGGCGGCGGAGCGGCGGGCCTTGGCGGAGCCATAGGAGCGTCTCTGGGAGAAATGGTGGTGAATTTAACCCTTGGCAAAAAGCGGTATGCCCATGTGGAAGAAGACATGCAGTCTTTCCTTGAAAAGCTGGAAGTTTTAAAAAGCGAATTTTTAAGACTTGCAGATGAAGATGAAGTGGTATTTGCTCCCCTGGCGGCCGCATACGGCCTTCCCGCTGGTACGGATGAAGAAAAAAAGCATAAGGATGAAGTCTTGGAAACCCATCTTTTGGCTGCCACCCTGGTTCCGCTCACGGTTATGGAACGGGCCCTGGAAGCCCTTGATATCATGGAGGTTCTGGCGGAGAAGGGAAGCCGGCTGGCTGTCAGTGACGTAGGCGTTGGTGTGCAGTTCATCCGATCCGCTCTGTTAGGAGCAAAGATGAATGTATCCATCAATACAAAATCCATGAAACAGCGGGAAAAGGCCGGACAGCTTCAGGCCCGGGCGGATCAGCTGGCAGAGGATGGGATCAGAAAGGCAGACACCATTTATGCAGGAGTAGAAACTGCGCTAAAGGCAGAATGA
- a CDS encoding ECF transporter S component, giving the protein MNKNRTKKIVFSALMAALTAAATMVIHIPSAFSGYIHLGDGMVLLSGMLLGPVAGAAAGGIGSMMADLLSGYVFYAPATLIIKALAAFAGGYLYLHLPFKGHGGSFRPLPFLAAGIGSSIAVTGGYFLFELAVYDWPAAVSNVPFNLVQNLFSLIAAGVLLPVLLRVRELRELNRNSAS; this is encoded by the coding sequence ATGAATAAGAACCGGACGAAAAAAATCGTTTTCAGCGCCCTGATGGCAGCCCTTACCGCTGCCGCCACGATGGTAATACATATACCCTCTGCTTTCAGCGGGTATATCCATTTGGGAGACGGAATGGTATTGTTAAGCGGCATGCTTCTGGGACCAGTGGCCGGGGCGGCTGCAGGAGGAATTGGCTCTATGATGGCAGATCTGCTGTCCGGCTATGTCTTTTATGCACCGGCTACCTTGATCATTAAAGCATTGGCGGCATTTGCAGGAGGGTACTTGTACCTGCATCTGCCTTTCAAAGGGCATGGAGGAAGCTTTCGGCCGCTGCCTTTTCTGGCAGCCGGAATAGGATCCAGCATAGCAGTTACAGGCGGCTATTTTCTGTTTGAGCTTGCCGTATATGACTGGCCGGCAGCCGTTTCGAATGTTCCCTTTAATCTGGTGCAGAATTTGTTCAGCCTGATTGCAGCCGGAGTTTTGCTTCCTGTTCTTCTGCGGGTCCGGGAACTCCGGGAACTGAACAGGAATTCAGCCTCTTAA
- a CDS encoding ribokinase, which produces MKILNFGSLNIDYVYQVDHFVREGETTSSVSLEIFCGGKGLNQSLALSKSGVKVWHAGAVGELDGGILIDQLEQFGIDTKYVKRLKSKTGHAIIQKNQEGQNGILLYGGANQEITKAQADEVLSAFGEGDFLILQNEINEVGYIMELAYGKGMRIVLNPSPMNSKIWTYPLHYVEFFILNEIEAEDICQQPGNGRMLLDQLAEKFPDAKILLTLGQDGSLFKDGDSVYEQEIYPVHVVDTTGAGDTFTGYFIGGLALGESPKQALDHAAKASSIAVSRAGAAPSIPARDEVMNGYGG; this is translated from the coding sequence ATGAAGATATTGAATTTTGGTTCTCTGAATATTGATTATGTTTACCAGGTAGATCATTTTGTCAGAGAGGGGGAAACCACATCCTCCGTTTCTCTGGAGATCTTTTGCGGCGGAAAAGGCTTAAACCAGTCCCTGGCATTGAGCAAAAGCGGCGTTAAGGTCTGGCATGCAGGTGCGGTTGGGGAACTGGATGGCGGAATCCTCATTGACCAGCTGGAACAATTTGGCATAGATACAAAGTATGTTAAGCGTCTGAAAAGCAAGACTGGACATGCGATCATCCAAAAGAATCAGGAAGGACAAAATGGCATTCTTTTGTATGGCGGTGCAAACCAGGAAATTACAAAAGCTCAGGCAGATGAAGTTTTAAGTGCGTTTGGAGAAGGGGATTTTCTAATTCTGCAAAATGAAATCAATGAAGTGGGTTACATCATGGAGCTGGCATATGGGAAAGGCATGAGAATCGTTTTGAATCCCTCCCCAATGAACTCCAAAATATGGACCTATCCTCTTCATTATGTGGAGTTTTTTATATTAAATGAGATTGAAGCTGAGGATATCTGCCAACAGCCGGGCAATGGCAGAATGCTTCTGGATCAGCTTGCTGAAAAGTTCCCTGACGCAAAAATCCTTTTAACTCTGGGCCAGGATGGTTCTTTATTCAAAGACGGCGATTCCGTGTATGAACAGGAGATCTATCCGGTCCATGTGGTTGATACCACCGGGGCCGGGGATACCTTTACCGGCTATTTTATTGGAGGACTGGCTCTGGGAGAATCTCCAAAACAGGCCTTGGATCATGCGGCAAAGGCTTCTTCCATTGCAGTATCCAGAGCAGGAGCCGCGCCTTCCATTCCTGCAAGAGACGAGGTTATGAATGGTTATGGAGGTTAA
- a CDS encoding LacI family DNA-binding transcriptional regulator, with product MRATIKDIAADTGLSVTTVSLVLNGKAYKIPDDTKKRIMEAAKRLNYRPNQLAVSLVKKRSKTIGLIIPDIGNVFYAHMVKGIEECCRESGRTLILCNTNDRHERDMEYIHLLADQGVDGIIYVMSRESDETAGKQSVELLGQLQMPFVLLDRFLTDADCGEIILDHELGGYLAGRHLAELGHKRIACVTGPARLADSGRRLKGYVRALEEFQIPFDETLIYEGDYTMECGTRAVDALMPHGFTAVFACNDLSAFGVCRQLSKYNLKVPEDVSVVGYDDVLYAEMMAVPLTTVRQPVYEMGVESVKRLISQIKGKKSENKITVFEPKLMIRSSTVGMGQECRI from the coding sequence ATGAGAGCAACAATTAAGGATATTGCAGCAGACACAGGACTTTCTGTAACGACTGTTTCTCTGGTGTTAAACGGAAAAGCTTATAAGATACCGGATGATACAAAAAAACGGATCATGGAAGCGGCAAAGAGGCTTAACTACCGGCCGAATCAACTGGCAGTCAGTCTGGTTAAAAAGAGAAGCAAAACCATTGGCCTTATTATTCCTGATATTGGAAACGTCTTTTATGCCCATATGGTAAAGGGAATCGAAGAGTGCTGCAGGGAATCAGGGAGAACCCTGATATTGTGCAATACCAACGATCGTCATGAAAGAGACATGGAATATATCCATTTACTGGCGGATCAGGGAGTGGACGGGATTATTTATGTCATGTCCAGAGAAAGCGACGAGACAGCCGGTAAACAATCCGTTGAGTTATTGGGGCAGCTGCAGATGCCTTTTGTCCTTCTGGACCGTTTTCTTACAGATGCGGACTGCGGGGAAATAATCCTGGATCATGAGCTGGGCGGATATCTGGCCGGGAGGCATCTGGCGGAGCTTGGCCATAAGAGGATCGCCTGTGTCACCGGACCCGCCCGGCTGGCAGATTCCGGGAGAAGATTAAAAGGATATGTCCGGGCCCTTGAGGAATTTCAGATTCCTTTTGATGAAACGCTAATTTATGAAGGCGATTATACCATGGAATGCGGGACCCGTGCGGTTGATGCCCTGATGCCCCATGGTTTCACGGCAGTATTTGCCTGCAATGACCTTTCTGCTTTTGGAGTATGCAGGCAGCTGTCCAAATATAATTTAAAAGTGCCCGAAGACGTATCGGTGGTAGGGTATGATGATGTTTTGTATGCGGAGATGATGGCAGTTCCACTTACAACGGTCAGACAGCCCGTATACGAAATGGGAGTAGAATCTGTAAAACGGCTGATTTCCCAGATAAAAGGGAAAAAATCAGAAAATAAGATAACGGTATTTGAACCGAAATTAATGATAAGAAGCAGTACCGTGGGAATGGGACAGGAGTGCAGGATATGA
- a CDS encoding M20 family metallopeptidase, with amino-acid sequence MEKEGWEKESWEREAVQLLQDLIGIRTVNGKDGEKPAAEYICQYLNSRGVEAFVQDIGEGRGNVIALIQGAHEGKGMIWNGHLDTVDYGSLESWDRPPWTPVMENGCLFGRGASDMKSGLAAMVYVLGKLGETGQKPGTTIQFLGTCDEERGGTGARAIISGGYMMEGSVLLIGEPTGCTVGIGQKGCIWLELEVKGKTSHGAYPEEGCNAVSCAYEAAECLGNWIRLHDHPVLGRATAQITEIQGGIQPNMTPDLCTVLMDIRTVPGLTCESILSRLETIFQDISRKYGGIPGLVPRIKNHRISIEADKASLGVATLVKSMEAAGIPEAYSGISYFTDASILAEGREGLTTLLFGPGSADMAHKPNECVRIPDYLRAIGALTNMAAVRIEDESNN; translated from the coding sequence ATGGAAAAGGAAGGCTGGGAAAAGGAAAGCTGGGAAAGGGAAGCGGTACAGCTTTTACAGGATTTAATAGGGATCAGGACAGTCAACGGCAAAGACGGAGAAAAGCCGGCAGCAGAATATATCTGCCAATACTTAAACAGCCGCGGGGTGGAGGCCTTTGTCCAGGATATAGGAGAAGGAAGGGGCAACGTCATTGCCCTGATCCAGGGAGCGCATGAAGGAAAGGGAATGATCTGGAACGGACATCTTGATACGGTGGATTACGGTTCACTGGAGAGCTGGGACAGGCCGCCCTGGACACCTGTGATGGAAAACGGCTGCCTCTTCGGGCGGGGAGCCAGTGATATGAAGAGCGGACTGGCTGCCATGGTATATGTTCTGGGAAAGCTGGGGGAGACCGGGCAGAAGCCTGGGACAACAATCCAGTTTCTTGGAACATGTGACGAAGAGCGGGGAGGAACCGGGGCAAGGGCAATTATTTCCGGCGGATATATGATGGAAGGGTCGGTTTTACTGATCGGAGAACCCACCGGCTGTACCGTGGGGATCGGACAAAAGGGCTGTATCTGGCTGGAGTTGGAGGTAAAAGGCAAGACCAGTCATGGGGCATATCCGGAAGAGGGCTGCAATGCAGTCTCCTGTGCATACGAAGCTGCGGAATGTCTGGGAAATTGGATCCGCCTCCACGACCATCCGGTCCTTGGTAGGGCAACCGCCCAGATCACGGAAATACAGGGAGGAATACAGCCAAACATGACGCCTGATCTGTGTACGGTTTTAATGGATATCCGTACGGTGCCCGGACTTACCTGTGAAAGTATTCTCAGCCGGCTGGAGACCATATTTCAGGATATCAGCCGGAAATACGGTGGAATCCCCGGTCTGGTTCCCAGGATTAAGAATCACAGAATTAGCATTGAAGCGGACAAGGCTTCTTTAGGTGTTGCAACGCTTGTAAAAAGCATGGAGGCAGCCGGGATTCCGGAAGCCTATTCCGGAATCTCCTATTTTACAGACGCTTCCATACTGGCAGAAGGAAGAGAAGGGCTGACAACCCTTTTATTTGGACCAGGATCGGCGGATATGGCGCACAAGCCCAATGAATGTGTACGAATCCCGGATTACCTCAGGGCAATAGGAGCATTGACCAATATGGCAGCAGTGAGGATTGAGGATGAGAGCAACAATTAA
- a CDS encoding glutamine amidotransferase, with the protein MIKKILLAGESWMSYTTHVKGFDSFYTSTYETGEKWLKKALEKAGYEVTFLPNHLASDGFPFTMEELKQYDGVILSDIGANTLLLPAATFAQSRKMPDRSKLIRDYVLDGGALLMIGGYLTFSGVDAKGKWHDTAVQEVLPVEVLTVDDRMEHCDGAKPVVKEGHKAISGMPSDWPEVLGYNKTVAKPEAMVPVTIEEDPFLALGFYGKGRSAAFTTDCAPHWAPPEFCEWEYYDQLWKGILDWLTEK; encoded by the coding sequence ATGATTAAAAAAATTCTATTGGCAGGAGAATCCTGGATGAGTTATACTACACATGTAAAGGGGTTTGATTCTTTTTATACCTCTACCTATGAGACCGGAGAAAAGTGGCTCAAAAAGGCCCTGGAGAAAGCAGGTTATGAGGTGACGTTCCTTCCGAACCACCTGGCATCAGACGGATTTCCATTTACGATGGAAGAGCTAAAGCAGTATGACGGAGTCATTTTATCCGATATCGGAGCCAATACACTGCTGCTTCCGGCCGCTACCTTTGCTCAAAGCCGGAAGATGCCGGACCGCAGCAAGCTCATCCGGGATTATGTTCTGGATGGAGGCGCTTTGTTGATGATCGGTGGATATCTGACATTTTCCGGCGTGGATGCAAAGGGAAAATGGCATGATACAGCTGTCCAGGAAGTTCTTCCTGTGGAGGTTTTGACTGTGGATGACAGAATGGAGCACTGTGACGGAGCAAAGCCTGTTGTAAAAGAAGGCCATAAGGCAATTTCCGGAATGCCGTCAGACTGGCCGGAGGTATTGGGATACAATAAGACCGTGGCAAAGCCGGAGGCAATGGTACCTGTTACCATTGAAGAGGATCCGTTCCTTGCATTGGGATTTTACGGAAAGGGAAGAAGTGCAGCCTTTACCACGGATTGTGCCCCCCACTGGGCACCGCCGGAATTTTGTGAGTGGGAATATTACGATCAGCTTTGGAAGGGAATCCTGGACTGGCTGACGGAAAAATAG
- a CDS encoding M20 family metallopeptidase, with protein sequence MMERLREVLERNREEYVKYLSELIAIDTQDLGHGIAGGREKEGQEYLIRLLEEIGADQIERDPMTEETIAASMEKFGEGNPGHDYKDRFNVYAVFNGQKSRSLMFNGHMDTMPPGDVSLWNVPPHAPGIADGRLYGLGAADMKGGLMASVMAVKLLKDAGIPLPVRVHICSVCDEEGGGNGSIQAVMRGKRADGVVVCEPTSGELILAHMGFVFMKVRVTGKSNHSGAKWLGVSAIEKAIKIIERLNELEHGWLLAYKHPLLPAPNLNVGTIHGGSAGSTVAGDCEFEMCIHYIPGPMSHNQVAAEITDEIRRFAESDLWLRDHMPEISIYQSGGPFEMERGPFVDSFEKAFEKAVGKPVVIKGSPAGCDSRLWRNMAGCPTIQYGPGNLEQCHSVNEYIPIEDYLKAIHIYAQLILEWGKEDRTDD encoded by the coding sequence ATGATGGAACGGTTAAGAGAAGTACTGGAAAGAAACAGGGAAGAATATGTTAAATATTTATCAGAACTGATTGCCATTGATACCCAGGATCTTGGACATGGAATCGCAGGTGGAAGAGAGAAGGAAGGACAGGAATATCTGATCCGGTTATTGGAAGAGATTGGGGCGGACCAGATAGAACGGGATCCTATGACAGAGGAGACCATCGCAGCCTCCATGGAGAAATTCGGGGAAGGCAATCCCGGCCATGATTATAAGGACCGCTTTAATGTTTATGCTGTTTTTAACGGGCAGAAAAGCAGAAGCTTAATGTTTAACGGCCACATGGATACCATGCCTCCCGGGGATGTGTCCTTATGGAACGTGCCTCCCCATGCTCCCGGGATTGCAGACGGCAGGCTGTACGGTCTGGGAGCGGCGGATATGAAAGGGGGGCTTATGGCTTCCGTCATGGCTGTGAAGCTTTTAAAGGATGCTGGTATTCCTCTTCCTGTCCGTGTCCATATCTGCTCCGTATGTGACGAAGAAGGCGGAGGCAATGGTTCCATTCAGGCTGTTATGAGAGGAAAACGGGCAGATGGAGTGGTGGTCTGTGAACCCACATCCGGAGAGCTGATCCTGGCCCATATGGGATTTGTATTTATGAAAGTACGGGTCACTGGAAAGTCCAACCATTCCGGAGCAAAATGGCTGGGGGTCAGTGCCATTGAAAAGGCAATAAAGATCATAGAACGTCTGAATGAACTGGAACATGGCTGGCTCCTTGCCTATAAGCACCCCCTGCTTCCGGCTCCGAATTTAAATGTGGGAACCATCCATGGAGGAAGTGCTGGGTCCACGGTTGCAGGTGACTGCGAATTTGAGATGTGCATCCACTATATTCCCGGGCCAATGAGCCATAATCAGGTGGCAGCTGAAATCACGGATGAGATCAGACGTTTTGCGGAAAGTGATTTATGGCTAAGGGATCATATGCCGGAAATCAGCATTTATCAGTCCGGCGGTCCTTTTGAGATGGAACGGGGGCCGTTTGTAGACAGCTTTGAAAAAGCGTTTGAAAAAGCGGTGGGAAAACCAGTGGTAATAAAGGGATCACCGGCTGGCTGCGATTCCAGGCTGTGGAGGAACATGGCCGGATGTCCAACCATTCAGTATGGGCCCGGAAATCTGGAACAATGCCATTCCGTAAATGAGTATATCCCGATAGAGGATTATCTTAAGGCGATTCATATCTATGCACAATTGATTTTAGAATGGGGAAAGGAAGACAGGACAGATGATTAA